CGCAGGTGGACCTATATTTCAACAAAGTGACCGATAAGATAGTGGCGATGCCCACTTCCAACCAGTTCCGCTGGACCATGATGAACCTCGGTCAGGTACAGATCAAAGGCATGGATATTTCAATACCTGCTTCCTGGCAACTCTTCGGGCAATTGCTACTGGATACAAGATTCAGTTACACCTACCAGAAAGCGCAATATTTTGTTGACAAAACTGATCCGTTTTACGGAGGCCAGATCCCTTACGCGCCCTGGCATAGCGGTTCCGCCATCATCAGCCCCGGGTGGAAAACATGGAGCCTCAATTACAGTTTCGTGTATACAGGCGAGCGATACAGTTCCGTGGCGAATATCCCCGAGAACTATGTGAAGCCCTGGTACACTCATGATCTCGGTTTGACCAAACTGATCAAAAAAGAGAAAAAAGAATGGCGGTTCTCAGCCGAAGTGAACAATATTTTCAACCAGCAATACGAAGTGGTGCAATGGTACCCAATGCCCGGCATCAACTACCGGCTCACTGCCAGCACACAACTGTGATCACTAATCGAAAAAATGTATAGCCATGAAAACCCTGTTGCCCATCTTACTGCTTGTTGTGCTGCTGAATGCCTGCCGTAAGGAAGATGCCATCATCCCTCCTACTCTCAACAAGGTAACAGAAGGCACCAATGGTATTGTGAAAGGCTTCTTCCTGCTGAATGAAGCCAATATGGGCAGCAATAAATCATCCCTGGATTATTTCGATTATGAAACAGGAGTGTACTGGAAGAATATCTTCGCCACCCGCAATCCCACTGTTACAAAGGAACTCGGTGATGTAGGAAACGATATCCAGATCTATGGCAACAAAATATATGCTGTGATCAATGTGAGTAACCTGGTGGAAGTGTTGGACCTGGGCACAGCCACACATATCGGTACTATTTCGGTTCCCAATTGCCGATATATTACTTTCCACGAAGGATACGCCTATGTGAGCTCTTATGCCGGCCCTGTCAAGATCGATCCCAATGCACGCCTGGGTTATGTGGCACGCATAGATACAGCCACACTCCAGGTGAAAGACACCTGTGTAGTGGGCTACCAGCCGGAAGAAATGGTGGTCCGCAACAACAAACTCTACGTGGCCAATTCAGGCGGTTACCGCGTTCCGAAATATGACAGCACTGTTTCCGTGATCGATCTAAATACTTTCAAAGAAATATCGAAGATCGAGGTGGCCATCAATCTCCACCGCATGAAAAAAGATAATCATGGAAATATCTATGTGACCAGCCGCGGTAACTATTTCAAAATACCTTCCCGTACCTTCATCATCAACGCATCCGATGAAGTTTCCGAACTACCGGAACTCCCTGCCAGCAATCTGACCATCCTCGGGGACACTGCCTATGTATACAGCACTGAATGGAATTATACCACCGGCAAGAATACTATCAGCTATGCTCAAGTGAATACTACCACCCATGAGATCGTATCCCGTAATTTCATCAAAGACGGTACTGAATCAAAGATCAAAATTCCCTACGGCATTGCCGTTAACCCGGAGACACGCGAGATCTATGTAACCGATGCAGGCAATTATGTTACCCCCGGCCGCATTTATTGCTTCTCGCCAGAGGGCATACGAAAATGGGATACCCAAACAGGCGATATCCCAGCCCACTTCGTGTTCACTTACAAACGTTTGAGCGGACTGTAGCACTATTAAGTTTGAGCAATTAGTCATTACTTTGTAACTGTGAAGCAGGTATTGCGACCAATGGTTTACCTAATGATGATATTACATGAGCTCAACATCAACGGTTTTATTTCATAAGCGCGTAACGGCAGCCGGCGTATTGATTGCTGCCGGCATTGTTTTTGGCGACATCGGCACATCGCCGCTTTATACACTGAATGCCGTCTTTCACGGCAGGGTGATCACGGAAGAAGTAGCGCTGGGCGCACTCTCCGCCATTTTCTGGACCCTCTTCTTTCAAACCACGCTCAAGTATGTGATCATCACCCTGCAGGCCGATAACAAGGGTGAAGGTGGTATCTTCTCGCTCTATGCATTGATCCGTCGTTACTGGGGCCACTGGCTGCTGATCCCTGCAATGGCAGGCGGCGCCTTTCTCATTGCAGACGGCATCATCACTCCTCCCATCTCTGTTGCTTCCGCAATAGAGGGTTTGCAGAAATTCAACCCGCATCTCAATACTGTTCCTATCATCATCGCCATACTGGTTGGGCTATTCCTGTTCCAGCAATTCGGAACAGAAAGGATCGGTAAGATCTTTGGTCCGGTGATGTCTGTCTGGTTCACATTTATCGGAGTGCTCGGCATCATGGCCATGACGCAATACCCCAGTGTTCTGAAAGCACTCAATCCTTATTATGCCTATGTAATGTTGCGTGAAGTGCCCGGCGGTTTCTGGCTGCTCGGCAGCATCTTCCTTTGTACAACCGGAGCCGAAGCGCTGTACAGCGATATGGGCCATGTAGGCCGCAACAATATCCGCATCAGCTGGATCTATATCAAGGTAATGCTGATCCTCGCTTATGCCGGACAAACAGCCTGGCTGCTGAACCATGTAGGTGAAACCACCGGAGAGGTCAGTCCATTTTTCCATATTGTTCCCGACTCCATTTACATACCAGCCGTGATCATCGCCACCATGGCTACCATTATTGCCAGCCAGGCGTTGATCAGTGGTTGCTTCACGTTGATCAATGAAGCCATACGCCTCGATATCTGGCCGCGGCATCGTGTATTGTTCCCCGGTAATATGAAAGGACAATTGTATATTCCTTTTATCAACTGGTTCCTCATGGCCGGTTGTATCGGCATGGTGCTGTACTTCAAGGAATCCACCAAAATGGAAGCTGCATTTGGGCTTAGCGTTACGCTCACCATGCTGATGAGTACCGTGCTGATCAATTTCTACCTGCACGCCAAACGAGTACCCTTTATCTGGGTGGTGCTGATCACCGGTATTTTCCTGGCCATCGAAACTGCCTTCCTCGTTGCCAATATGCAGAAGATCCACGAAGGCGGCTGGATCACCCTGATCATCGGCGCGGGACTATTCCTCATCATGTTCATCTGGCATCGCGGCCGCGCCATCAAACGCAAGCTGGTGAAACTGGTGCCCGTGGATGATTATGTAGACCTGCTCAAACGGCTTAGCACAGACGAACATATTCCCAAATACGCCACCAACCTGGTTTACCTTACTGCCAGCGGCAGTTCGAGAAAAATAGAAAAAACGGCCATCGACTCCATTCTGAGAAGAGCGCCCAAGCGGGCAGACGTTTACTGGTTCGTGCACATCAATGTGCTGGACGAACCCTATGCCATGCGCTATCATGTGCATACCATCGTGAAGAATGATGTTTACTTCGTGGAATTCAACCTCGGCTTCCGCATCGATCCCCGTATCGATTTCTATTTCAGGCAGGTGGTGGAAGACCTCGCAAAGAACAATGAGGTAGATGTATCAGAACGGTATGAAAAGAATTACCAGGACAGCCAGATCGGTGATTTCCGTTTCCTGGTGCTGGATTCCTTCCTGAGTTTCGAGAACGATATGCCTTTCTTCAAATCCTTTGTGATGAAGAGTTATTTTAACCTGAAACTGCTGAGCGTGAAAGAAGCCGTGAACTTCGGACTTGACCCAAGCAATGTAACAGTGGAGAAATATCCGGTGGTGGTTACACCGGTGCAGATGCCGAGACTGATCAGGGAGTAAATATTATTTTCTATTTTTACCCAAACTTACTTTCGCATGGATGTAAAAATCGATGAAAGCTGGAAGGTTGCACTGAAGAACGAGTTCACCAAGACCTATTTCCTGGAGATCGCTACTTTTCTGCGAACGGAAAAGATGACGGGTAAGACCATCTATCCTCCGGGCGGCCAGATCTTCAATGCTTTCAATCTGACTCATTTCGATAATGTGAAAGTGGTGATCCTGGGGCAGGACCCTTATCACGGTGCAGGACAAGCGCACGGACTTTGCTTTTCCGTTGCGCCGGGTATCAAGCCTCCTCCTTCCCTCGTGAATATTTTCAAGGAAATGCATTCAGACCTGGGTCTGCCCATTCCCAATCATGGCACGCTCACCAAATGGGCGGAGCAGGGCGTATTGCTGCTCAATGCCAGTCTCACAGTACGTGCAGGCGAACCGATGAGTCATGCCAAGATCGGCTGGGCGCAGTTCACCAATTCCGTGATCAAGAAAATATCGGATGAAAAAAAGAATGTCGTCTTCCTTCTCTGGGGTAAGTTTGCGCAGGAGAAGCAGGAATTGATTGATGTAACGCGTCATCATCTGATATTGAAAGCTGCGCATCCGTCGCCGTTTTCAGCAGATTCCGGTTTTTTCGGTTGTAAGCATTTTTCCAAAACCAACCAGTTCCTGGTGCAAAACGGTATCGACCCAATCGATTGGGCGCTTTGATCTATCTTTGCCCTTTTACTTATGCGTATTCTCAAAGCCATCATAGGAAGGATCATGGCCACCTGGGCCGCTTTGTTATTTGTAGCAACACTGCTGATCTTTATGGTCCCCTTTCTTTTATTCTGTTATTACCTTCCGGACCCAAAGAAAACCTATCGTTTTCTGC
This portion of the Pseudobacter ginsenosidimutans genome encodes:
- a CDS encoding DUF5074 domain-containing protein, yielding MKTLLPILLLVVLLNACRKEDAIIPPTLNKVTEGTNGIVKGFFLLNEANMGSNKSSLDYFDYETGVYWKNIFATRNPTVTKELGDVGNDIQIYGNKIYAVINVSNLVEVLDLGTATHIGTISVPNCRYITFHEGYAYVSSYAGPVKIDPNARLGYVARIDTATLQVKDTCVVGYQPEEMVVRNNKLYVANSGGYRVPKYDSTVSVIDLNTFKEISKIEVAINLHRMKKDNHGNIYVTSRGNYFKIPSRTFIINASDEVSELPELPASNLTILGDTAYVYSTEWNYTTGKNTISYAQVNTTTHEIVSRNFIKDGTESKIKIPYGIAVNPETREIYVTDAGNYVTPGRIYCFSPEGIRKWDTQTGDIPAHFVFTYKRLSGL
- a CDS encoding KUP/HAK/KT family potassium transporter; its protein translation is MSSTSTVLFHKRVTAAGVLIAAGIVFGDIGTSPLYTLNAVFHGRVITEEVALGALSAIFWTLFFQTTLKYVIITLQADNKGEGGIFSLYALIRRYWGHWLLIPAMAGGAFLIADGIITPPISVASAIEGLQKFNPHLNTVPIIIAILVGLFLFQQFGTERIGKIFGPVMSVWFTFIGVLGIMAMTQYPSVLKALNPYYAYVMLREVPGGFWLLGSIFLCTTGAEALYSDMGHVGRNNIRISWIYIKVMLILAYAGQTAWLLNHVGETTGEVSPFFHIVPDSIYIPAVIIATMATIIASQALISGCFTLINEAIRLDIWPRHRVLFPGNMKGQLYIPFINWFLMAGCIGMVLYFKESTKMEAAFGLSVTLTMLMSTVLINFYLHAKRVPFIWVVLITGIFLAIETAFLVANMQKIHEGGWITLIIGAGLFLIMFIWHRGRAIKRKLVKLVPVDDYVDLLKRLSTDEHIPKYATNLVYLTASGSSRKIEKTAIDSILRRAPKRADVYWFVHINVLDEPYAMRYHVHTIVKNDVYFVEFNLGFRIDPRIDFYFRQVVEDLAKNNEVDVSERYEKNYQDSQIGDFRFLVLDSFLSFENDMPFFKSFVMKSYFNLKLLSVKEAVNFGLDPSNVTVEKYPVVVTPVQMPRLIRE
- the ung gene encoding uracil-DNA glycosylase — encoded protein: MDVKIDESWKVALKNEFTKTYFLEIATFLRTEKMTGKTIYPPGGQIFNAFNLTHFDNVKVVILGQDPYHGAGQAHGLCFSVAPGIKPPPSLVNIFKEMHSDLGLPIPNHGTLTKWAEQGVLLLNASLTVRAGEPMSHAKIGWAQFTNSVIKKISDEKKNVVFLLWGKFAQEKQELIDVTRHHLILKAAHPSPFSADSGFFGCKHFSKTNQFLVQNGIDPIDWAL